The Legionella lansingensis DNA window CATCAAGGCCTAATTTAGTAACGAAAGCCCGCAGGGAGTCCAAGGTGAGACCATTCTTTATGTAATCAATAACTGTTAATGGAACTCCAGCCTCTTGTATGAGCTGTAGACAAGCTCGTGACTTTGAACAACGAGGATTATGGTAAACAATGAGCATTTTTGACACCTTTTTAAAGAGCTAAGTATAGCGCTAATTTGCTAAAAGTACTTGTATATTTTTTTTGATGCTAAACGTTTTTACCTATTAAATTAAACGAAGTACATTGTCATTTGGAGTTCCAATATGAGATAGTAAAAAAGCTGTATATTTAAGCTGTGTTTATACCTCTGGTAACAATAATAATTTTACATGGTCTATTGTTTCATGGATTGGAAACATAAATTAACTACAAAATTTTATGAAGCAAAACGTTTTATTTTGTTTGTGGTCGAGCATTTTATAAAAGATGATTGTACTTATAGGGCTTCAGCGTTAGCATTCACTAGTCTGCTTGCTGTTGTACCTTTAATGAGTGTTAGCCTAACGCTGCTCTCCTCTTTTCCCGTTTTTGAAAAATTATCTCAGCCCGTGCAAGATTTTATTTTTCAAAATTTCGTGCCGGCAACAGGTAAAGTAATTCAAAATTATCTAAAACAATTCTCCACGCAAGTCTCCAAACTCTCTATATGGGGAGTGGCTATTTTGTTCCTAACCGCTTTATTAGTGATGGTCACAATAGAAAAGGCAATGAACCGAATTTGGAAGGTCCATACTCCTCGAAAAGGAGTAGTGGCCTTTTTATTATATTGGGCTATTTTGTCTCTTGGACCTGTTTTTCTTGGTCTAAGCTTAGCTGCCAGTTCTTATGTTTTGTCTTTGCTTTTCACTCAAGAATATCGTGCTCCTTTAGTTCTTCTAAATAGCATTCCTTTTTTTCTTTCCTTGGTGGGCTTTACCTTTTTGTATGTTGTGGTTCCCAATTGTCCGGTTAAAATTATTCATGGCTTATGGGGAGGATTGGTCGCAGCTATTTTATTTGAGTCTGCGAAACAGGCTTTCGCGTATTATTTAGCCCAGTTTGACACGTATGAACTGCTCTATGGCGCGTTCGCTACCATTCCTATCTTTTTTGTTTGGGTATATTGGGTATGGGTAATCACCCTTCTCGGTGCAGAAATTAGCTACGCGCTTTCCGTTCATTATAAAAGACGACCTGGGATACCCATCGACGGTTTCTCACATGCCTTATTATGGTTGCATCAACTCTGGTTAGCTCAACAATCAGGGAGAGGTTTAACTCGTGAGGCTCTGATCTCCGCAAGTTCTCTGCCCTTTG harbors:
- a CDS encoding YihY family inner membrane protein — its product is MDWKHKLTTKFYEAKRFILFVVEHFIKDDCTYRASALAFTSLLAVVPLMSVSLTLLSSFPVFEKLSQPVQDFIFQNFVPATGKVIQNYLKQFSTQVSKLSIWGVAILFLTALLVMVTIEKAMNRIWKVHTPRKGVVAFLLYWAILSLGPVFLGLSLAASSYVLSLLFTQEYRAPLVLLNSIPFFLSLVGFTFLYVVVPNCPVKIIHGLWGGLVAAILFESAKQAFAYYLAQFDTYELLYGAFATIPIFFVWVYWVWVITLLGAEISYALSVHYKRRPGIPIDGFSHALLWLHQLWLAQQSGRGLTREALISASSLPFAINVDNMIHELISSGLVHNTDTGELMLSRDLNQVTLYWLTQHLPYRLPTRVELEREDLPHTIYWREVLDKTDLELQKALAIDLNQLFSQSS